A DNA window from Maribellus comscasis contains the following coding sequences:
- the tsf gene encoding translation elongation factor Ts: MSFTTADVVKLRKATGAGMMDCKNALKDAEGNFDRALEIIREKGKLVANKRADREASEGAVLAKVNEDGKFGALVVLNCETDFVAKNDDFVAFADSILNVALANKAENLDALKAMELDGRTIDAQVTEQTGVIGEKIELSYYNKIEAETVVSYIHPGNKLATLVGFNKGEVEIQVAKDVAMQVAAMAPVAVDKDSIPQKEIDKELEIAKEKYRQEGKPEAMLDKIAQGSLNKWYKEVTLLNQTYVKDGKISIKDFLKQNDSELTVTAFERYTLNV, translated from the coding sequence ATGTCATTTACAACAGCCGACGTAGTTAAATTGCGTAAAGCAACCGGTGCAGGGATGATGGATTGTAAAAATGCCCTGAAAGACGCCGAAGGTAATTTTGACAGAGCCCTTGAAATTATCCGTGAAAAAGGAAAATTAGTTGCCAACAAACGTGCCGACAGAGAAGCATCTGAAGGTGCTGTTTTGGCTAAAGTTAATGAAGATGGTAAATTTGGCGCATTGGTTGTGCTGAATTGCGAAACCGACTTTGTTGCTAAAAATGATGATTTTGTAGCTTTTGCTGACAGCATTTTGAATGTGGCTTTGGCAAATAAGGCTGAAAATCTTGATGCTCTTAAAGCAATGGAACTTGATGGAAGAACAATTGATGCGCAGGTAACAGAACAAACTGGTGTTATCGGTGAAAAAATTGAACTTTCATACTACAATAAAATTGAAGCTGAGACGGTAGTTTCATATATTCATCCCGGAAACAAGCTGGCTACTTTGGTTGGTTTTAATAAAGGTGAAGTTGAAATTCAGGTTGCAAAGGATGTAGCGATGCAAGTTGCAGCAATGGCTCCGGTTGCTGTTGATAAAGACTCTATTCCACAAAAAGAAATTGATAAAGAGCTGGAAATTGCAAAGGAAAAATACCGTCAGGAAGGTAAACCCGAGGCAATGCTGGATAAAATTGCGCAGGGTTCTTTAAATAAATGGTACAAAGAAGTTACTCTGTTGAACCAGACCTACGTAAAAGACGGAAAAATTTCTATCAAAGATTTCCTGAAACAAAACGACAGCGAGCTTACTGTTACTGCATTTGAACGTTACACGTTGAATGTATAA
- the rpsB gene encoding 30S ribosomal protein S2, with protein MPRTNFQELLDAGVHFGHLKRKWNPNMEPYIFMEKNGIHIIDLQKTIVKIDDSAKAIKQIAKSGRKILFVATKKQAKDLVADLVKSVGMPYVTERWPGGMLTNFPTIRKAVKKMISIDKMMKDSSWDNLSKREKLQITRQRAKLEKILGSISDLTRLPAALFIVDVLKEKIAVREAQRLGIPVFAIVDTNSNPEGIDFVIPANDDASQSIKLIVGAMTDAIREGLNERKAEKEKEDVDSPSSKKAKKKAKNEDIDEEDVDADEENDESDED; from the coding sequence ATGCCAAGAACAAATTTTCAGGAATTATTGGATGCAGGTGTACACTTTGGTCACCTGAAAAGAAAGTGGAATCCAAACATGGAGCCTTATATTTTCATGGAAAAAAATGGAATCCACATTATCGATCTTCAAAAGACAATAGTAAAAATCGACGATTCAGCAAAAGCAATCAAACAAATTGCTAAATCGGGTCGGAAGATTTTATTTGTAGCCACTAAAAAACAGGCAAAAGATTTGGTTGCCGATTTAGTGAAAAGTGTGGGAATGCCTTACGTTACAGAACGTTGGCCTGGAGGTATGCTTACCAACTTCCCAACCATCAGGAAAGCAGTGAAAAAGATGATCTCCATCGACAAAATGATGAAAGATTCAAGTTGGGATAACTTGTCGAAGAGAGAAAAACTGCAGATTACAAGACAACGTGCCAAATTGGAAAAGATACTGGGTAGTATCTCCGATCTTACCCGTTTGCCGGCGGCATTGTTTATTGTTGATGTGTTGAAAGAAAAAATTGCAGTTCGCGAAGCTCAACGTTTGGGAATTCCTGTTTTTGCAATTGTAGATACCAACTCAAATCCGGAAGGAATTGATTTTGTAATTCCTGCGAACGACGATGCTTCCCAGTCGATTAAACTGATTGTAGGTGCAATGACCGATGCAATTCGTGAGGGGCTGAATGAAAGAAAAGCTGAGAAAGAAAAAGAAGACGTTGATTCTCCTTCATCAAAAAAAGCGAAGAAAAAAGCAAAAAACGAAGACATTGATGAAGAAGATGTTGATGCCGACGAGGAAAATGATGAGTCTGACGAAGATTAA
- the rpsI gene encoding 30S ribosomal protein S9, whose translation MEVVNTIGRRKSAVARIYLSEGKGNITVNKRELNEYFPTTTLQYIVKQPLNLLDVAEKYDIKVNLNGGGPKGQAEALRLAISRALIEIDPEARKELKPEGFLTRDPREVERKKPGQPKARKRFQFSKR comes from the coding sequence ATGGAAGTAGTAAACACAATAGGACGTAGAAAATCAGCAGTAGCACGGATTTACCTGAGCGAAGGAAAAGGTAACATTACTGTTAATAAAAGGGAATTAAATGAATATTTCCCAACTACAACTTTACAATACATTGTTAAACAGCCTTTGAATTTATTGGATGTTGCTGAAAAATATGACATCAAAGTAAATTTGAACGGCGGTGGCCCGAAAGGACAAGCTGAAGCTTTACGTTTGGCAATTTCGAGAGCTTTGATTGAAATTGATCCGGAAGCCAGAAAAGAACTGAAACCGGAAGGATTCTTAACAAGGGATCCGCGCGAAGTGGAACGTAAAAAGCCTGGGCAGCCAAAAGCAAGAAAACGTTTCCAGTTCTCAAAACGTTAA
- the rplM gene encoding 50S ribosomal protein L13 — MDTLSYKTVSANKATVNKEWVVVDAENMVLGRLASKVAKMLRGKYKADFTPHVDCGDNVIVINAEKVQLSGKKMTDKVYIRHSGYPGGQRSQTPKDILAKYPERLVEKAVKGMLPKNKLGRKLYGNLHVVVGSEHKYEAQQPKVVDLNTIK, encoded by the coding sequence GTGGATACACTTAGTTATAAAACAGTTTCGGCAAATAAAGCTACCGTTAATAAAGAATGGGTAGTGGTTGATGCTGAAAATATGGTTTTAGGACGTTTGGCCAGCAAAGTGGCTAAAATGTTGAGAGGGAAATACAAAGCGGATTTTACTCCTCATGTTGATTGTGGTGACAACGTAATTGTTATCAATGCTGAAAAAGTTCAGCTTTCAGGAAAGAAAATGACAGATAAAGTTTATATCCGTCACTCGGGTTATCCTGGAGGACAACGTTCTCAAACTCCGAAAGATATTTTAGCAAAATATCCGGAAAGATTAGTTGAAAAAGCTGTAAAAGGAATGCTTCCTAAAAATAAATTGGGACGGAAGCTTTATGGCAACTTGCATGTAGTAGTTGGTTCAGAGCATAAATATGAAGCTCAGCAGCCAAAAGTTGTTGATTTAAATACGATTAAATAA